From one Cynocephalus volans isolate mCynVol1 chromosome X, mCynVol1.pri, whole genome shotgun sequence genomic stretch:
- the NUDT11 gene encoding diphosphoinositol polyphosphate phosphohydrolase 3-beta, with translation MKCKPNQTRTYDPEGFRKRAACLCFRSEREDEVLLVSSSRYPDRWIVPGGGMEPEEEPGGAAVREVYEEAGVKGKLGRLLGVFEHNQDRKHRTYVYVLTVTELLEDWEDSVSIGRKREWFKVEDAIKVLQWHKPVHAEYLEKLKLGGSPANGNSMAPSLPDSDP, from the coding sequence ATGAAGTGTAAGCCGAACCAGACGCGGACCTACGACCCGGAGGGCTTCAGGAAGCGGGCGGCGTGCCTGTGCTTCCGGAGCGAGCGCGAGGACGAGGTGCTGTTAGTGAGTAGCAGCCGCTACCCGGACCGCTGGATAGTGCCGGGCGGGGGCATGGAGCCCGAGGAGGAGCCGGGCGGCGCGGCGGTGCGCGAGGTGTACGAAGAGGCGGGAGTCAAGGGGAAGTTAGGCCGGCTCCTGGGCGTGTTCGAGCACAACCAAGATCGCAAGCACAGGACGTACGTGTATGTACTGACTGTCACTGAGCTGCTGGAGGATTGGGAAGACTCGGTTAGCATTGGGAGGAAGCGAGAGTGGTTCAAAGTCGAAGATGCGATCAAGGTTCTCCAGTGGCACAAGCCCGTGCATGCCGAGTATCTGGAAAAACTAAAGCTGGGCGGTTCCCCCGCCAATGGAAACTCCATGGCCCCGTCCCTGCCAGATAGCGATCCCTAG